The Antarcticibacterium sp. 1MA-6-2 genome has a window encoding:
- the hisC gene encoding histidinol-phosphate transaminase, which produces MTASTTNKTGFDLRNLVRPNVAKLKPYSSARDEYQSISAKMIFLDANENPFATDVNSVPDPQQRNLKAQLAALKDVEENEMLLGNGSDEVLDLIFRAFCEPGKDNVITLPPTYGMYKVLADINNIENREVLLTSKFEPDVQEILKNINGHTKLLFLCSPNNPTGNSFSEESIFELLKNFHGLVIIDEAYIDFSEKESWLKNLQKYPNLVITQTLSKAYGMAGIRLGICYASAEIIEVLNKIKPPYNVNELTQKRASERVDSKEDVISEVADILENRETLSKALSEVNFVKKVYPSDANFILAKVDDATTRYNQLIAKGIVIRNRTTQPLCKNTLRFTVGTQEENEKLIGALKALEKEEI; this is translated from the coding sequence ATGACGGCAAGTACTACAAATAAAACAGGTTTTGATTTAAGAAACCTGGTAAGGCCAAACGTGGCGAAATTAAAACCCTACTCTTCGGCGCGGGATGAATATCAGTCAATAAGCGCGAAAATGATCTTTCTCGATGCAAATGAGAACCCCTTTGCCACAGATGTTAACTCAGTACCTGACCCTCAACAGAGAAATCTAAAAGCTCAATTGGCGGCTTTAAAAGATGTAGAAGAAAATGAGATGCTTCTGGGGAATGGGAGTGATGAAGTTCTGGACCTTATCTTTAGGGCGTTTTGTGAACCGGGAAAAGATAATGTTATTACTTTACCACCCACCTACGGGATGTATAAAGTTTTGGCTGACATTAATAATATTGAAAACAGGGAAGTTTTACTTACTTCGAAATTTGAACCTGATGTTCAGGAAATTCTTAAAAATATAAACGGGCACACAAAACTTTTGTTTCTGTGTTCTCCAAATAATCCTACCGGAAATTCTTTTTCTGAAGAAAGCATTTTTGAACTCCTGAAGAATTTCCATGGTCTGGTAATAATTGATGAGGCTTATATTGACTTTTCTGAAAAAGAGAGCTGGCTGAAAAATCTTCAGAAATATCCCAATCTGGTTATCACTCAAACATTGTCCAAAGCTTATGGTATGGCCGGAATCCGACTTGGGATCTGCTACGCTTCAGCAGAAATTATTGAGGTTCTGAATAAAATAAAACCTCCGTACAATGTGAATGAGCTAACTCAAAAAAGGGCTTCAGAAAGAGTAGATTCTAAAGAAGATGTAATTTCAGAAGTTGCTGATATTCTTGAAAATAGAGAGACGTTATCTAAAGCTTTAAGTGAAGTTAATTTTGTAAAAAAAGTGTATCCGTCAGATGCTAATTTTATCCTTGCTAAAGTCGATGACGCCACCACCAGGTACAATCAATTGATTGCAAAAGGAATAGTGATTAGAAACAGAACGACCCAGCCTTTGTGTAAAAATACATTAAGGTTTACCGTTGGAACTCAAGAAGAAAATGAAAAACTTATAGGTGCTCTTAAGGCCCTGGAGAAAGAAGAAATATGA
- the hisB gene encoding bifunctional histidinol-phosphatase/imidazoleglycerol-phosphate dehydratase HisB, producing the protein MKKILFVDRDGTIIHEPEDYQIDNLEKLEFYPQALYYLTKISKELDYDLVMVTNQDGLGTESFPEDQFWPIQKFIEKTFANEGAGFVESLIDRTYAKDNAHTRKPNTGLLEAKYLNNEKEYDLKNSFMIGDRLTDMEFAYNFGGKGIFIDTHAELGAGEIKNNVEEVENCIALKTDSWKEIYEFLKLQDRTAEISRKTNETDIFIKLNLDGTGKSNISTGIAFFDHMLDQLARHGQMDLEINVKGDLEVDEHHTIEDTAIALGEVYQKALGNKLGIERYGFCLPMDDCLAQVAIDFGGRNWLVWEAEFNREMVGKMPTEMFYHFFKSFSDGAKANLNIKAEGTNEHHKIEAIYKAFAKAIKMAVKRDAEKMILPSTKGML; encoded by the coding sequence ATGAAGAAAATATTATTTGTAGACAGGGACGGAACAATAATTCACGAACCTGAGGATTATCAAATTGATAACCTGGAGAAACTGGAATTTTATCCGCAGGCGCTGTACTATCTCACAAAAATTTCCAAAGAACTGGATTATGATCTTGTAATGGTGACCAATCAAGATGGTTTGGGCACAGAATCTTTTCCGGAAGATCAATTTTGGCCAATTCAGAAATTCATAGAGAAAACCTTTGCCAATGAAGGAGCCGGATTTGTTGAATCTCTGATTGACCGTACTTACGCAAAAGATAATGCTCATACCCGAAAGCCTAATACTGGTTTATTAGAGGCGAAGTATTTGAACAATGAAAAGGAATACGATTTAAAGAATTCCTTTATGATAGGAGACAGGCTTACCGATATGGAATTTGCCTATAACTTCGGCGGAAAAGGAATTTTCATCGACACTCATGCCGAACTTGGTGCAGGAGAAATAAAGAACAATGTTGAGGAAGTAGAGAATTGCATCGCCTTAAAAACTGATAGCTGGAAGGAGATCTATGAATTCCTCAAATTGCAGGATCGTACTGCGGAAATTTCCCGCAAAACAAATGAGACTGATATTTTCATAAAGCTCAATCTGGACGGTACAGGAAAATCTAATATCTCTACAGGAATAGCATTTTTTGATCATATGCTGGACCAACTGGCGCGGCACGGACAAATGGATCTGGAAATTAATGTCAAAGGAGATCTTGAAGTAGATGAGCACCACACGATTGAAGACACAGCTATAGCTTTAGGTGAGGTCTATCAAAAAGCATTGGGAAATAAGTTGGGAATTGAGCGATACGGTTTTTGTCTCCCAATGGATGACTGTCTCGCACAGGTGGCAATAGACTTTGGCGGAAGAAACTGGCTGGTATGGGAGGCTGAATTCAACCGGGAAATGGTAGGAAAAATGCCGACAGAAATGTTCTACCACTTCTTTAAATCTTTTTCTGATGGAGCAAAAGCTAACCTTAATATTAAAGCAGAAGGAACAAACGAGCATCACAAAATAGAAGCCATTTATAAAGCTTTTGCAAAAGCAATTAAAATGGCAGTTAAAAGAGATGCAGAAAAAATGATCCTGCCGTCAACAAAGGGAATGCTTTAA
- the hisH gene encoding imidazole glycerol phosphate synthase subunit HisH, whose amino-acid sequence MKIAIVNYGAGNIQSIKFAVRRLGHEAVLSSDAEEIRAADKVIFPGVGEASSAMRMLRSTGLDTVIPTLTQPVLGICLGMQLMCQSSEEGNTTGLGIFDAKVVRFNNSQKVPQIGWNKIYDLKSDLFDGVEENEYIYLVHSYYIPECTETIASTEYGVEYTSAIKKNNFYGVQFHPEKSSTAGEKILRNFLKLEVQS is encoded by the coding sequence ATGAAAATAGCAATAGTAAATTACGGTGCAGGTAATATTCAAAGTATAAAATTTGCGGTGAGGAGACTGGGGCACGAGGCAGTATTAAGTAGCGATGCAGAAGAGATTAGGGCTGCAGACAAAGTAATATTTCCCGGGGTTGGAGAAGCTAGCAGTGCTATGAGAATGTTAAGATCAACTGGTCTTGATACTGTTATTCCTACACTTACACAGCCTGTTTTAGGAATTTGTCTTGGAATGCAGTTAATGTGTCAATCTTCTGAAGAAGGCAATACTACAGGTCTTGGAATTTTTGACGCAAAAGTAGTGAGATTTAACAATAGTCAGAAAGTGCCGCAGATAGGGTGGAACAAGATCTATGATCTTAAATCTGACCTTTTTGATGGTGTTGAAGAAAACGAATACATCTATCTGGTCCATAGTTATTATATTCCGGAATGCACAGAAACCATAGCCTCTACAGAATATGGAGTGGAATACACATCTGCCATTAAAAAGAACAATTTTTACGGGGTACAATTTCATCCGGAAAAAAGTAGCACAGCAGGAGAGAAAATTTTGAGAAACTTTCTGAAGTTAGAAGTACAAAGTTAA
- a CDS encoding four helix bundle protein, whose product MKDLKLRTKQFAVDCWFLCSKIPHSREYNAYVNQLLRSSSSVGANYRASQRGKSTADFINKLKIVEEETDESMYFLELLMEVYGKETEKLKLLHSEASEILAIIVASINTARRNQKG is encoded by the coding sequence ATGAAGGATCTAAAATTACGAACGAAACAATTTGCTGTAGACTGCTGGTTCTTATGTAGTAAAATTCCTCATTCCCGTGAATATAATGCATATGTGAATCAGTTACTTAGATCTTCTAGTTCTGTAGGGGCAAATTACAGGGCTTCTCAAAGAGGAAAATCAACAGCAGATTTTATAAATAAGCTCAAAATTGTTGAAGAAGAGACAGATGAAAGTATGTATTTTCTTGAACTGCTAATGGAGGTTTATGGTAAAGAAACCGAAAAGCTTAAATTGTTACATTCTGAAGCCAGTGAAATCCTCGCTATTATTGTTGCTTCTATAAATACAGCCAGACGAAATCAAAAAGGATAA
- the hisA gene encoding 1-(5-phosphoribosyl)-5-[(5-phosphoribosylamino)methylideneamino]imidazole-4-carboxamide isomerase gives MRIIPAIDIIDGKCVRLSKGDYSTKKIYNENPLEVAKEFEAHGINYLHLVDLDGAKSKEIVNHKVLEKIATQTGLKIDFGGGLKSDKDLEIAFESGANQVTGGSIAVKDPDTFISWLEKYGSEKIILGADANNEKVAISGWQEESSKKLIPFIQKYQQKGVKYVICTDISKDGMLEGPSFDLYRKILEYTSEGNNGIKLIASGGISTFDELPRLAEIGCEGTIIGKAIYEGRISLQQLEKFIINQ, from the coding sequence ATGAGAATAATACCAGCCATAGATATCATTGACGGGAAGTGCGTACGACTTTCTAAAGGAGATTATAGTACCAAAAAGATATATAATGAGAATCCGCTGGAAGTGGCTAAAGAATTTGAAGCTCACGGAATTAATTATCTGCACCTGGTAGATTTGGATGGGGCTAAGTCGAAGGAAATAGTCAATCATAAAGTACTTGAGAAGATAGCTACCCAAACTGGTCTAAAAATAGATTTCGGCGGAGGATTAAAATCTGATAAAGATTTGGAAATAGCATTTGAAAGTGGTGCAAACCAGGTAACTGGTGGAAGTATAGCTGTAAAGGATCCTGATACTTTTATATCGTGGCTTGAAAAATATGGCAGTGAAAAAATAATTCTTGGTGCCGATGCGAACAACGAGAAAGTTGCTATAAGCGGATGGCAGGAGGAATCATCAAAAAAACTCATCCCTTTTATTCAGAAGTATCAGCAGAAAGGGGTAAAGTATGTTATTTGTACAGATATTTCAAAGGATGGAATGCTTGAAGGACCATCTTTTGATCTATATCGTAAAATTCTTGAATACACTTCAGAAGGAAATAATGGTATTAAATTAATAGCTTCCGGAGGAATTTCAACTTTTGATGAATTACCGAGGTTGGCAGAAATTGGATGTGAGGGCACAATAATAGGAAAAGCTATTTATGAGGGAAGAATTAGTCTTCAGCAATTGGAAAAATTTATAATTAATCAGTAG
- the hisF gene encoding imidazole glycerol phosphate synthase subunit HisF: MLTKRIIPCLDIKDGRTVKGVNFLDLRDAGDPVELAEIYALSGADELVFLDISATEEKRKTLADLVLRVAERVNIPFTVGGGIASVEDVDILLQNGADKVSVNSSAVKNPQLINNLAAKFGSQCITVAIDAKEIDGEWLVHLVGGKVPTDLNLFKWAKEVEKRGAGEILFTSMNNDGTKEGFANEALARLSEELNIPIIASGGAGNMQHFCDAFLKGKADAALAASVFHFKEIEIKDLKEELRRNKVEVRL; encoded by the coding sequence ATGCTAACAAAAAGAATAATTCCCTGTCTGGATATTAAAGATGGTCGAACTGTAAAAGGAGTCAATTTTCTTGACCTTCGGGATGCGGGGGATCCTGTAGAACTGGCAGAAATCTATGCTCTTTCAGGAGCTGATGAACTGGTTTTCCTGGATATTTCAGCCACTGAAGAAAAAAGGAAAACCCTGGCTGACCTCGTACTACGGGTGGCAGAGCGGGTGAATATTCCGTTTACTGTGGGTGGCGGAATAGCCTCGGTTGAAGATGTAGATATTCTTCTTCAGAATGGAGCCGATAAGGTTTCTGTGAACTCTTCCGCAGTTAAAAATCCGCAGCTCATTAATAACCTTGCAGCAAAGTTTGGGAGCCAATGTATTACAGTTGCGATAGATGCCAAAGAAATAGATGGGGAATGGCTGGTACATCTGGTGGGAGGAAAAGTTCCTACAGATCTCAACCTGTTTAAATGGGCTAAAGAAGTAGAAAAAAGGGGAGCCGGAGAAATCCTGTTTACCTCGATGAATAATGACGGAACAAAAGAAGGCTTTGCAAATGAGGCTCTCGCCAGACTTTCGGAAGAATTAAATATTCCTATTATTGCATCGGGTGGTGCAGGAAATATGCAACACTTCTGTGATGCGTTTTTAAAAGGAAAAGCTGACGCCGCATTGGCAGCGAGCGTTTTTCACTTTAAAGAAATTGAGATAAAGGACCTGAAAGAAGAACTGAGACGGAATAAAGTGGAAGTAAGGCTATAA
- the hisIE gene encoding bifunctional phosphoribosyl-AMP cyclohydrolase/phosphoribosyl-ATP diphosphatase HisIE → MKIDFNKNQDGLVPAIIQDSVTRKVLMLGYMNKEAYEKTENTGRVTFYSRSKKRLWTKGEESGNYLNLVEIKNDCDNDTLLISVKPEGPTCHKGTDTCWGEDNKASFGFLSHLENIIENRKEQSTIRPEERNEKNSYVVSLFDSGINKIAQKVGEEAVETVIEAKDDNEDLFLNESADLLFHYLILLRAKGFRLKDVVKVLEERH, encoded by the coding sequence ATGAAAATAGATTTTAATAAAAACCAGGACGGATTAGTTCCAGCGATTATACAGGATTCCGTCACACGAAAAGTGCTCATGTTGGGATACATGAACAAAGAAGCATATGAGAAAACCGAGAATACCGGAAGGGTGACTTTCTATAGCCGAAGCAAAAAACGTCTATGGACCAAAGGGGAAGAGAGTGGGAATTATTTGAATCTGGTAGAGATTAAAAACGATTGTGATAATGATACCCTTTTAATTTCTGTTAAACCAGAAGGCCCAACCTGTCATAAAGGAACCGATACCTGCTGGGGAGAAGATAATAAAGCCAGTTTCGGTTTTTTGTCTCACCTGGAGAATATCATTGAAAACAGAAAAGAACAAAGTACCATTAGGCCTGAAGAGCGAAATGAGAAAAACAGCTATGTTGTCTCACTTTTTGACTCCGGAATAAATAAAATAGCCCAGAAAGTAGGGGAGGAAGCAGTTGAAACTGTGATAGAGGCAAAAGATGATAATGAGGACCTTTTTCTAAACGAAAGTGCCGATCTATTGTTCCACTATCTCATCCTCTTAAGAGCAAAGGGATTTAGACTAAAAGATGTAGTAAAAGTTTTGGAAGAAAGGCATTAA
- a CDS encoding heme-binding protein → MNITLQQARKAIEAAEKKAREMGVKMNIAIVDSGANLTAFSRMDGAWLGSIDIAIKKAKTARYFNMDSGEIGKLSQPGQPLFNIEHSNSGLITFPGGVLLKDNNEEIIGAIGVSGSTVDDDHEVATFGANNWK, encoded by the coding sequence ATGAATATTACTTTACAACAAGCTCGAAAAGCCATTGAAGCAGCAGAAAAAAAAGCACGGGAAATGGGTGTAAAAATGAATATTGCCATTGTTGATTCCGGAGCAAATTTGACCGCTTTTTCCAGAATGGACGGGGCATGGCTGGGATCTATAGATATTGCCATTAAAAAAGCAAAAACAGCAAGGTATTTTAATATGGATTCCGGAGAAATAGGCAAACTCTCCCAACCGGGTCAACCACTTTTCAATATTGAACATTCTAATAGTGGCCTTATAACTTTTCCTGGCGGTGTACTCCTAAAAGATAATAATGAAGAAATTATTGGTGCTATTGGAGTTTCCGGAAGTACCGTGGATGACGATCACGAAGTGGCTACTTTTGGAGCGAACAACTGGAAATAA